In Bacillota bacterium, one genomic interval encodes:
- a CDS encoding sodium:proton exchanger has product MPPILLVGIVIVAGFIFGEIAGRVKLPRVTGYIIAGIFLNLHYFDFLFQDFMDNTGIITNIALSFITFSVGGTLLFSRIKKLGRGILNIAVLESLFAFLFIFVGFLILTPLWGPVKDSSWFTVLIPISILIASLGSPTDPSATLAVKHEYNARGDVSSTVMGVAALDDVAGILNYSIAIAIARVFVQPDGVDAASFIAEPAVAIFGAVLLGIAFGFIFNLVMSLAGRETEGVLIVLILGSLLTCYGFASYLKFDELLSTMVMGATVVNYNPQRDKIFKMLQRYIEELIFVLFFVISGMHLDFSVLTTTFILVCGFVVFRAVGKVLGSRLGASISGSPTPVKKYAAAGLIPQGGIVIGLALLITERPAFDAFSGIVLNIIIGATVIHELVGPILAKAALKKAGEISE; this is encoded by the coding sequence ATGCCGCCTATATTGCTGGTTGGAATTGTTATAGTGGCAGGATTTATTTTCGGCGAAATTGCGGGCAGGGTGAAATTACCCAGAGTCACCGGTTATATTATCGCTGGTATTTTTTTGAATTTGCATTACTTCGATTTTTTATTCCAAGATTTTATGGACAACACCGGTATCATAACTAATATAGCTCTTTCATTTATTACTTTTTCGGTTGGGGGTACTTTACTTTTCAGCCGCATCAAAAAACTTGGTAGGGGAATTTTAAACATAGCCGTCTTAGAATCCCTCTTTGCTTTTTTGTTTATTTTTGTAGGGTTTCTTATACTGACGCCGCTTTGGGGTCCTGTAAAGGACTCATCATGGTTTACAGTCCTCATTCCCATTAGCATTTTGATAGCGTCTTTGGGCTCTCCTACAGATCCCTCTGCAACACTGGCTGTTAAACACGAATACAATGCCCGGGGGGATGTCTCTTCTACCGTCATGGGTGTTGCTGCCCTTGATGATGTGGCAGGGATATTGAATTACAGTATAGCCATAGCAATAGCTAGAGTCTTTGTACAGCCAGACGGTGTAGATGCAGCGTCCTTTATTGCGGAACCCGCAGTAGCCATTTTCGGTGCAGTATTGCTGGGTATTGCATTTGGGTTTATATTTAATCTGGTTATGTCGCTGGCGGGAAGAGAGACAGAAGGTGTTCTCATTGTTTTGATCCTTGGTTCACTACTTACATGTTATGGCTTTGCTTCCTATCTAAAATTTGATGAACTTTTATCGACCATGGTTATGGGTGCCACCGTGGTCAATTATAATCCGCAAAGGGATAAAATTTTCAAGATGCTGCAGAGATACATCGAGGAGCTCATTTTCGTGCTGTTTTTTGTTATCAGCGGCATGCACCTGGATTTCTCGGTATTAACTACTACTTTTATACTGGTATGTGGATTTGTAGTGTTCAGAGCAGTGGGTAAAGTATTAGGATCCAGATTAGGTGCCTCTATCTCAGGCTCACCTACACCTGTTAAAAAATATGCTGCAGCGGGGCTAATTCCTCAAGGCGGTATCGTTATCGGCCTGGCCCTATTAATTACCGAAAGACCTGCTTTTGACGCTTTTTCCGGCATTGTCTTAAACATAATTATCGGGGCTACAGTCATTCATGAATTAGTGGGGCCAATACTGGCTAAGGCAGCATTGAAAAAAGCAGGTGAAATAAGCGAGTAA
- a CDS encoding D-alanyl-D-alanine carboxypeptidase: MRNKIPVILVLLTLCLVIAFPALANAEPNTPPIETTAESAVLMDYVSGHILFSKEPDLELPMASVTKLMTLLLAVEAVDEGKLDLSDTIVTSEYAASMGGSQVYLEPGEEMSVEEMLISIAVGSANDCSVAMAEHIGGSEENFVKMMNKKVKDMGLNHTHFSNTTGLPIENHYTSAHDMAFILKENLKYPLFKKLSSIYEYDLRGGEFKLWSTNKLLKWYEGADAGKTGWTNDAKYCLASSAKKEGMRLIAVVLGTPEPRSHFRECIKLFNYGFSQYQMVKLQDAGARVKTVDVNKGTVEKLGLVTSKEAGVVVPKGQDEGFRGVVKAPDEITAPVKKGQSIGSYVIMKDGREITKVPLVAENTVPKASILKQMHKALNRIYG, from the coding sequence ATGCGCAATAAGATACCCGTTATTTTAGTTTTACTAACGTTATGCTTAGTGATAGCTTTTCCGGCTCTAGCAAATGCCGAGCCAAATACCCCGCCAATTGAAACTACGGCGGAATCAGCGGTATTAATGGACTATGTCTCCGGTCATATTCTTTTTTCAAAAGAACCGGACCTGGAACTTCCCATGGCCAGTGTTACCAAGTTGATGACCCTCCTATTGGCGGTAGAGGCAGTGGATGAGGGCAAATTGGATCTTTCCGATACCATAGTCACCAGCGAGTATGCGGCAAGCATGGGTGGATCACAGGTATACCTGGAGCCCGGGGAAGAAATGAGTGTCGAAGAAATGCTAATTTCCATTGCAGTGGGCTCGGCAAATGATTGTAGCGTAGCCATGGCCGAACATATTGGCGGGTCAGAAGAGAATTTTGTAAAAATGATGAATAAGAAAGTGAAAGACATGGGATTAAACCATACCCACTTTTCCAACACCACCGGACTTCCGATAGAAAACCATTATACGTCGGCGCACGATATGGCTTTTATCCTTAAGGAGAATTTAAAGTATCCTTTGTTTAAAAAGCTTTCTTCCATTTATGAATATGACCTTCGAGGTGGCGAATTTAAACTTTGGAGCACAAATAAATTACTAAAATGGTATGAAGGAGCCGACGCCGGTAAAACGGGATGGACAAATGATGCTAAATATTGCTTGGCCTCTTCCGCCAAGAAGGAAGGCATGAGGCTAATAGCTGTGGTACTGGGAACCCCAGAGCCACGAAGCCATTTTCGGGAGTGCATAAAGCTTTTCAATTACGGGTTCAGCCAATATCAAATGGTTAAACTGCAGGATGCCGGTGCCCGGGTTAAGACCGTCGATGTAAACAAGGGAACAGTAGAAAAACTGGGACTGGTTACTTCCAAAGAAGCAGGAGTGGTTGTGCCTAAAGGACAGGACGAAGGATTCAGGGGTGTGGTAAAAGCCCCCGACGAAATAACGGCCCCCGTAAAGAAGGGGCAAAGTATAGGTTCTTATGTGATCATGAAGGACGGGCGTGAAATAACTAAAGTGCCTCTTGTTGCTGAAAACACGGTTCCAAAGGCCTCCATTTTGAAACAGATGCACAAAGCATTAAATAGAATATATGGCTAA
- a CDS encoding CoA protein activase — MKVTFPHMGYLWISLKAMLEYLGVEVQEPPPTTKKTLILGSKHAPEFACLPLKLNLGNFMEAAEMGADTILMAGGCGPCRFGYYAQVEYAILQDLGYKYQLVVVEPPEKHISEFLARIRYITGGRPWWQVINAIRFGYIKARVVDDLEKMAQWRRPREIIPGSTDQAFSAALQLIIEARHPRDVPKAQSQGTQIMNQVQVDERKPVVKIGIVGEIYTLLEPFTNLDVERHLGRMGAEVNRSICLSEWINDHLFMGLIKGTRSSKEARRAAPPYLNHFVGGHGQESIGSTVLYAKQGFDGVIQLLPFTCMPEIVAQSILPGVSADLDIPVLTLVVDEQSGEAGTITRLEAFIDLLNRKYQQKEVLA, encoded by the coding sequence GTGAAAGTAACCTTTCCTCATATGGGGTACCTTTGGATTTCATTGAAGGCCATGTTGGAATACCTGGGAGTGGAAGTACAAGAACCTCCTCCCACGACAAAAAAAACCTTAATTTTAGGGTCGAAACATGCACCTGAATTTGCCTGTTTGCCACTGAAACTTAACTTGGGAAATTTTATGGAAGCAGCTGAGATGGGAGCCGATACAATATTAATGGCCGGCGGATGTGGTCCGTGCCGCTTTGGCTACTACGCTCAAGTTGAATATGCCATCCTGCAAGATCTGGGGTATAAATATCAATTGGTAGTCGTAGAGCCACCGGAAAAGCATATTTCAGAATTTTTGGCAAGGATTCGCTACATTACTGGAGGTCGTCCTTGGTGGCAGGTAATTAACGCCATTCGCTTTGGATACATAAAAGCACGGGTTGTGGATGATCTGGAAAAAATGGCTCAATGGCGGCGTCCCAGGGAAATAATCCCTGGTTCTACTGATCAAGCTTTTTCCGCCGCCCTACAGCTGATCATAGAAGCTAGGCATCCCAGGGACGTCCCCAAAGCCCAGTCTCAGGGTACACAAATAATGAACCAGGTTCAGGTAGATGAGCGCAAACCTGTGGTAAAAATAGGAATAGTGGGAGAAATATACACACTTTTAGAACCTTTCACAAATCTTGACGTGGAAAGGCATTTGGGCCGCATGGGTGCCGAAGTAAATCGGTCCATATGTCTTAGCGAATGGATAAACGACCACCTTTTCATGGGGCTTATCAAAGGTACGCGCAGCAGTAAGGAAGCACGGCGGGCGGCCCCACCGTACCTCAATCATTTTGTGGGCGGTCATGGTCAGGAAAGTATTGGCAGCACAGTGCTTTACGCCAAGCAAGGATTTGACGGCGTAATTCAACTTTTACCGTTTACGTGCATGCCGGAAATTGTGGCACAAAGTATTCTTCCTGGTGTAAGTGCAGATCTTGACATTCCTGTACTGACCCTTGTTGTTGATGAACAGTCGGGTGAAGCGGGCACCATCACCCGGCTGGAAGCCTTCATAGATTTACTGAATCGGAAATACCAACAAAAAGAGGTGCTGGCATAA
- the spoVAE gene encoding stage V sporulation protein AE, with amino-acid sequence MFAKAFIIGGLLCVVAQLLMDLTNYKVTPSHILVGFVTSGVILSAIGIYQPLVDFAGAGATVPLSGFGHLLAQGALDQVQTTGLLGAFSGGVTSAAAGITSAIVFGYLVALAFRPKA; translated from the coding sequence ATTTTTGCAAAGGCATTTATAATTGGCGGTCTGCTTTGTGTAGTGGCGCAGCTTTTGATGGACCTAACAAATTACAAAGTGACCCCGTCGCATATTCTGGTAGGCTTTGTCACCTCGGGAGTAATACTTAGTGCCATTGGCATTTACCAGCCTTTGGTTGACTTTGCCGGAGCAGGCGCCACAGTTCCCCTTTCCGGCTTTGGACATCTTTTGGCGCAGGGAGCACTAGATCAAGTGCAAACAACAGGACTTCTCGGGGCCTTCAGCGGAGGGGTTACCTCAGCTGCGGCAGGAATTACCTCAGCCATCGTATTTGGCTATCTGGTGGCCCTGGCATTTAGACCAAAGGCGTAA
- the sigF gene encoding RNA polymerase sporulation sigma factor SigF, producing the protein MSSRLMEMNLPQFPLLRDDEMRDLLARAQSGDEHARERLINCNLKLVFNLVKRFQNRGYELEDLFQIGCIGLMKAIDKFNLTYNVKFSTYAVPMIVGEIRRFLRDDSPVKVSRSIKEAAYKVQQSRERLTAKLGRDPSIHEISEELGMSKEEVVNVMEASQLPTSIYETLHQDDGDPIYLLDQLSDNVEGDSPWLDKLSVKQLLKTLPERDRQILLWRFFEDKTQGDIAQRLGLSQVQVSRLERQALTKLRGYMNERA; encoded by the coding sequence ATGAGCAGTAGACTGATGGAAATGAACTTGCCGCAATTTCCTCTTTTACGTGATGATGAAATGCGGGATTTGCTGGCCCGGGCGCAGTCAGGAGATGAACACGCCAGGGAAAGGTTAATTAATTGTAACTTAAAGCTGGTATTTAATTTAGTTAAAAGGTTTCAAAACCGGGGGTACGAGCTGGAGGACCTCTTTCAAATTGGTTGTATTGGATTGATGAAAGCCATCGATAAATTCAACCTTACCTATAATGTAAAATTCTCTACTTATGCTGTCCCTATGATTGTGGGGGAGATAAGGCGTTTTTTGCGGGATGATAGTCCGGTTAAAGTAAGCCGATCCATAAAAGAAGCTGCGTATAAAGTTCAACAGTCAAGGGAAAGATTAACGGCAAAACTGGGTCGTGATCCATCCATTCATGAAATATCTGAAGAATTGGGAATGAGTAAAGAAGAAGTTGTTAACGTAATGGAAGCATCACAACTTCCTACCTCCATTTATGAAACTTTGCATCAAGATGACGGTGATCCTATTTATCTTCTGGACCAGCTCAGTGATAATGTGGAAGGAGATTCCCCGTGGCTTGACAAACTATCGGTAAAGCAACTACTTAAAACCCTGCCGGAACGCGATCGGCAAATATTGCTCTGGCGTTTTTTTGAAGATAAAACTCAGGGAGACATTGCCCAACGCCTTGGTTTATCCCAGGTACAAGTATCACGCTTAGAGCGACAGGCACTTACAAAATTAAGAGGTTATATGAATGAAAGAGCCTAG
- a CDS encoding anti-sigma factor antagonist (This anti-anti-sigma factor, or anti-sigma factor antagonist, belongs to a family that includes characterized members SpoIIAA, RsbV, RsfA, and RsfB.): MELETSFDGQTLLVFLHGDLDLNAADRLRTTLDEKLDETAAVNLLVDLSHVAFIDSSGLGVLLGRYKQVSRAGGKVLLSGAKPHVHNILELSGLLRIMEDFSSTDEALAKIG; encoded by the coding sequence GTGGAATTGGAAACAAGTTTTGACGGACAAACACTACTGGTTTTTTTACACGGAGATTTGGATCTTAATGCCGCTGATCGGTTACGTACCACATTGGATGAAAAACTGGACGAAACTGCCGCAGTTAACCTGCTTGTAGATTTATCCCATGTAGCGTTTATTGACAGTTCCGGCCTGGGAGTGCTTTTAGGTAGATATAAACAAGTGTCCAGAGCTGGAGGCAAAGTGCTGTTATCCGGTGCCAAACCGCATGTGCACAATATTTTGGAACTATCCGGCCTGCTGCGTATTATGGAAGATTTCTCGTCTACTGACGAGGCCCTGGCTAAAATAGGGTGA
- a CDS encoding spore germination protein, producing MAPAAVENKTKLSKHLDDNLSLLDSKLALDKNFDLIKRDISIGNRRAALIFIDAFVDAQLMTIIQANLSELDRDDLSVDAFKKLFYRHINYAEVDPAEYLEDVVEKVLSGPLVMLVDGLDTAIVIDVRTYPGRTPTEPDLEKVVRGPRDGFTETLVFNTALIRRRLRDPKLRMEYAQAGSRSKTDICISYIEDIANPELVKSIKEKLQNIYIDGLPMAEKAVEELISPGSYWNPYPRVRYTERPDVAAAHLLEGHVLLLVDTSPSIIITPATFFHHLQHAEEYRQSPSIGAYLRWVRFLGIIMSVFLLPLWMLVVLQPELLPKSLEFVGPDKIGKVPIILQFLIAEIAVDLVRMATIHTPTALATAAGLIATLLIGEMAVTVGLFNAEVIMYTAAAAIGTFLTPSYELGMANRLARLALIIVTFAFGLPGFIGGTAILILWLATRQTFGVPYLWPVIPLNLKALRSLLIRTPVPLSNTRFAVLSPLDRDRQGRKGVPAPAKKPDRRKRLRRK from the coding sequence ATGGCTCCAGCTGCGGTGGAAAACAAAACCAAACTGAGTAAGCATTTAGATGATAACCTGTCATTGTTGGATTCAAAGCTGGCCCTGGATAAAAATTTTGACCTTATCAAACGGGACATATCCATTGGAAACAGGCGGGCGGCACTAATCTTTATTGATGCCTTCGTTGATGCCCAATTAATGACTATTATCCAGGCCAACCTTAGTGAACTGGACCGCGACGACCTTTCGGTGGACGCCTTTAAGAAACTTTTTTACAGGCATATAAATTATGCCGAAGTGGATCCCGCCGAGTACTTGGAAGATGTCGTAGAAAAAGTATTGTCAGGACCGCTTGTAATGCTGGTAGACGGGTTAGATACAGCAATTGTAATTGATGTTCGTACTTACCCTGGTAGGACACCCACAGAGCCGGACTTGGAAAAGGTGGTCAGAGGACCCCGGGACGGCTTTACTGAAACCTTGGTATTCAATACCGCACTCATCCGGCGCAGGCTTAGAGATCCAAAGCTTAGGATGGAATATGCCCAGGCAGGAAGCCGCTCTAAAACGGATATTTGTATTAGCTATATTGAAGACATTGCTAACCCGGAGTTGGTTAAATCAATTAAGGAAAAACTGCAGAACATATATATTGATGGCCTTCCCATGGCGGAGAAAGCGGTGGAGGAACTAATTTCACCGGGCAGTTATTGGAATCCATATCCACGCGTCAGGTATACGGAAAGGCCGGACGTGGCCGCTGCACACCTTCTGGAAGGCCATGTTTTGCTATTGGTGGACACCTCTCCCAGCATCATTATTACGCCGGCTACATTCTTTCATCATTTACAGCACGCAGAGGAATACCGACAGAGCCCTTCCATAGGTGCTTATTTGCGCTGGGTACGTTTTTTAGGCATCATTATGTCCGTTTTCTTGCTTCCGCTCTGGATGTTAGTTGTACTTCAGCCGGAGCTTTTGCCCAAAAGCCTTGAATTTGTCGGACCGGATAAGATCGGTAAAGTACCAATAATCTTGCAGTTCTTAATTGCGGAGATAGCGGTGGATCTTGTTCGCATGGCCACCATTCACACTCCAACGGCGCTTGCCACTGCAGCTGGGTTGATTGCAACCTTACTCATTGGAGAAATGGCGGTTACGGTGGGGTTATTCAACGCCGAAGTCATCATGTATACAGCAGCGGCAGCCATAGGGACTTTTTTAACTCCCAGCTACGAACTTGGCATGGCCAACCGGCTAGCTCGTCTGGCCTTAATAATAGTTACATTTGCTTTTGGTCTGCCAGGGTTCATAGGGGGCACAGCTATTTTAATTCTGTGGCTGGCCACAAGACAGACTTTCGGAGTTCCCTACCTGTGGCCTGTTATTCCATTAAACCTGAAGGCTTTACGATCCTTACTAATTCGGACACCTGTACCGTTATCCAACACCCGTTTTGCAGTATTAAGCCCTTTGGACCGTGACAGGCAGGGAAGGAAAGGGGTACCGGCACCCGCCAAGAAGCCGGACAGAAGAAAACGACTAAGACGCAAATAA
- the spoVAD gene encoding stage V sporulation protein AD, whose amino-acid sequence MTASKKIGQQTIAFSNPPVIVSTATVVGPEEGSGPLAAFFDKILDDDRYGEKTWEKSERRMLEDTMKMCLQKGGVQETDVDYMLAGDLLNQIVSANYTAKVLGIPFLGLYGACSTMYESMALGAMLIDGGFAEYVLVGTGSHYATAERQFRLPVEQGAQRTLTAQRTVTGTGAMLLASQGQGPRITHATVGKVIDLGQSDPMDMGAAMAPAAADTLATHLKDIAGEPSAYDLIITGDLGVYGKKLTLELTKQKGMDIKDNYTDCGILIYSPDQDTHAGGSGCGCSAVVTCGHIFKQLQAGKLKRVLGIGTGALLSPLTTGQGESIPGIGHAVAMETA is encoded by the coding sequence ATGACGGCTTCCAAAAAGATCGGACAACAAACAATAGCTTTCTCTAATCCACCTGTAATAGTTTCCACCGCCACCGTGGTAGGACCCGAAGAGGGGTCCGGGCCCCTTGCCGCGTTTTTTGACAAGATTCTTGATGACGATCGTTATGGCGAGAAGACATGGGAAAAATCTGAAAGGCGCATGCTTGAAGACACCATGAAAATGTGCCTGCAAAAAGGTGGGGTTCAGGAGACAGATGTGGATTACATGCTGGCAGGGGATTTGTTAAACCAAATTGTGAGCGCCAATTACACAGCAAAGGTACTTGGCATTCCTTTTTTAGGTTTATACGGAGCCTGTTCCACCATGTACGAAAGCATGGCATTGGGGGCCATGCTCATTGACGGGGGATTCGCTGAATACGTGTTGGTGGGTACCGGAAGTCATTATGCCACAGCAGAGAGGCAATTCCGCCTTCCGGTGGAACAAGGAGCACAGAGGACTCTAACTGCACAGAGAACTGTTACCGGCACGGGGGCCATGCTGTTGGCGTCCCAGGGGCAGGGCCCTCGAATCACGCACGCCACCGTGGGAAAGGTAATTGACCTGGGACAAAGCGATCCGATGGATATGGGCGCTGCAATGGCCCCGGCGGCGGCAGATACCTTAGCTACCCACCTTAAAGATATAGCCGGAGAACCGTCTGCCTACGATCTCATAATAACGGGCGACCTGGGGGTTTACGGCAAGAAATTGACCCTGGAACTCACAAAACAAAAAGGGATGGACATCAAGGACAACTATACTGACTGCGGAATTCTCATTTACAGCCCGGACCAGGACACCCACGCCGGCGGAAGTGGCTGTGGCTGTTCAGCAGTGGTAACATGTGGGCACATTTTTAAGCAGCTGCAGGCGGGAAAATTAAAGCGGGTACTGGGAATTGGGACCGGAGCTTTGTTAAGCCCGCTGACAACCGGCCAAGGCGAAAGCATCCCCGGTATCGGACACGCAGTGGCCATGGAAACGGCTTAA
- a CDS encoding anti-sigma F factor gives MNKSNQLTIEFSSLPENVSFARVAVAAFASQLEFTLNDLEEIKVMVSEAVGNSIIHGYNNSPGKTVKIFASLNGQVLTFSVQDTGQGIGDVKRAMEAGYSTDPERMGLGFVFMQSFAEDMDVKSALGEGTTVTLTRRVLNNTEAAQTGQ, from the coding sequence TTGAATAAATCGAATCAATTAACCATTGAATTTTCTTCATTGCCTGAAAACGTATCCTTTGCGCGTGTGGCGGTGGCTGCATTTGCCTCACAATTGGAATTCACATTGAATGATTTGGAAGAAATAAAGGTTATGGTATCAGAGGCGGTAGGAAATTCTATTATTCACGGTTATAATAATTCTCCGGGTAAGACAGTAAAAATTTTTGCTTCCCTAAACGGACAGGTATTAACTTTTTCCGTTCAGGATACCGGGCAAGGAATAGGTGACGTGAAACGCGCTATGGAGGCTGGTTATTCCACTGACCCGGAGCGCATGGGTTTAGGATTTGTATTTATGCAGTCTTTTGCAGAAGATATGGACGTTAAATCCGCCCTCGGTGAGGGTACCACGGTCACATTAACCAGAAGAGTGCTGAACAACACAGAAGCGGCACAAACTGGCCAGTAG
- a CDS encoding stage V sporulation protein AE, with translation MDKRNVIIVTDGDRAADQAVEIATANVGGRCISLSAGNPTWLSGEDLVKLIKDAPHDPVVIMVDDRGDGGYGRGESALRYIANHPEIYILGVLAVASNTTGVVGVPVDCSVNREGGIISSAVDKLGFAKDESQSRLEGDTVDVLNLISPPIVVGIGDIGKMDGIDDFKSGAPLTTMALREIMERSGFNGSSCGGKQNQTE, from the coding sequence ATGGATAAAAGAAATGTAATCATTGTAACTGACGGTGACAGGGCAGCCGACCAAGCTGTGGAAATTGCTACGGCCAACGTAGGAGGACGCTGTATATCCCTCTCTGCGGGCAACCCCACGTGGCTTTCAGGTGAAGACCTGGTTAAACTGATAAAAGATGCACCGCATGACCCGGTGGTAATTATGGTTGATGACCGGGGAGATGGTGGGTATGGCAGAGGGGAATCTGCCCTGAGGTATATAGCTAATCACCCTGAAATTTACATTTTGGGTGTATTGGCGGTAGCTTCCAATACAACAGGTGTTGTCGGAGTGCCTGTCGATTGTTCCGTTAACCGGGAAGGCGGAATTATATCTTCTGCGGTGGACAAGTTGGGTTTCGCAAAAGATGAGTCCCAATCTCGTTTGGAGGGGGACACCGTAGATGTATTAAACCTTATCTCTCCACCCATAGTGGTGGGAATCGGTGATATCGGGAAAATGGATGGCATAGATGACTTCAAATCGGGCGCCCCACTTACAACAATGGCCTTAAGGGAAATAATGGAAAGGAGTGGATTTAATGGCTCCAGCTGCGGTGGAAAACAAAACCAAACTGAGTAA
- a CDS encoding tetratricopeptide repeat protein produces the protein MTGGYLFWTVEELKGAISYFIAYYKKKGMEVKGAVKNVQPQRDMKRLFYFVIAACISAGLVGYFAPSRDIALQWLLGVLVILLILFGGKDLYLYWLSHQAQVASSRGDKKLVKDYYDKIHKLDPDGFVGKFAQGVIHSVDGYWVHAVSNFREALKMRPKNLHVIFNLSICLMRLDRYQEALSYLFYLTSRKSRWPYAFCALGEAHYHLGNYSEACFCLHRELFLNPGNNVARELLNLAVEAREKAA, from the coding sequence GTGACTGGTGGGTATCTTTTTTGGACTGTTGAGGAATTAAAGGGTGCCATATCTTACTTCATTGCGTATTATAAAAAAAAGGGAATGGAGGTGAAAGGGGCCGTAAAGAATGTTCAGCCCCAGAGGGACATGAAAAGACTTTTCTATTTCGTGATTGCAGCTTGTATTTCAGCAGGCTTGGTAGGCTACTTTGCCCCTTCGCGGGATATTGCCTTACAATGGCTGTTAGGGGTTTTAGTGATACTGTTAATTCTATTTGGTGGAAAGGATCTTTATCTTTATTGGCTTTCACACCAGGCCCAAGTGGCTTCAAGCAGAGGGGACAAAAAACTGGTCAAAGATTATTATGATAAAATTCATAAACTGGATCCGGACGGTTTTGTGGGTAAATTTGCGCAGGGGGTTATTCACAGTGTAGACGGGTATTGGGTACATGCAGTTTCAAATTTCCGTGAAGCGCTAAAAATGCGCCCCAAAAATCTGCATGTAATTTTTAACCTTTCCATTTGTTTGATGAGACTTGATAGGTATCAAGAGGCTTTAAGTTATCTATTTTATTTAACTTCTCGAAAGTCGCGATGGCCTTACGCATTTTGTGCTTTGGGAGAAGCACATTATCATTTAGGGAACTATTCAGAAGCCTGTTTTTGCTTGCATAGAGAATTGTTCTTAAACCCCGGAAATAATGTTGCCAGAGAGCTTTTAAATTTAGCTGTGGAAGCAAGAGAGAAAGCGGCATAA
- the spoVAC gene encoding stage V sporulation protein AC — MVEVKDSQPTEIQKRQYKLLVDRVKPRPTLARNVFWAFVVGGSICLVGQFISVFFSSLGLSLEETGAATASTLVFLAAVLTGLGYYDEITKLGGAGGIVPITGFANAMVSPAMEYKTEGLVMGVGAKLFTVAGPVLVYGIVAAWLVGLIYYLVL; from the coding sequence GTGGTAGAAGTAAAGGATTCACAGCCTACGGAAATACAGAAGCGACAGTATAAACTACTGGTGGACCGTGTCAAACCGAGACCGACCCTGGCCAGGAATGTTTTTTGGGCATTCGTAGTGGGCGGTAGTATTTGTTTGGTTGGCCAATTCATTTCAGTTTTTTTTAGCTCCTTGGGATTGAGCTTGGAGGAAACAGGCGCTGCTACCGCCTCTACCCTCGTTTTCCTCGCGGCGGTGCTTACCGGCCTTGGATATTATGATGAAATCACCAAGTTAGGTGGTGCCGGAGGTATTGTTCCCATAACCGGATTTGCTAATGCCATGGTATCGCCGGCCATGGAATACAAAACAGAGGGTTTAGTCATGGGTGTTGGAGCAAAGCTATTTACAGTGGCCGGTCCGGTACTGGTTTACGGCATAGTTGCCGCCTGGCTGGTAGGACTCATTTATTATCTGGTTTTATAG